In Candidatus Methylomirabilota bacterium, the DNA window GGTCCCGCACCCGGGCCAGCAGGTCGTCGGGAGCCAACAGTCGGCCGAGCCGGCCCTCCTGATAGAGGCGGCGGGTCCCCTGCACGGTGACGTGACTCGAGAGCGCCGAGACCTTCCGCGTCGTGATACGGGTCCCTCAGATCACTCCATCGCGCCGAAGCTGGGCGAT includes these proteins:
- a CDS encoding DUF2848 family protein → MTTRKVSALSSHVTVQGTRRLYQEGRLGRLLAPDDLLARVRDRVAGELWGTVIYSGTLELLGGELSCGERFEVELV